In Bos indicus isolate NIAB-ARS_2022 breed Sahiwal x Tharparkar chromosome 19, NIAB-ARS_B.indTharparkar_mat_pri_1.0, whole genome shotgun sequence, the following proteins share a genomic window:
- the LOC109574155 gene encoding WAP four-disulfide core domain protein 18-like — MKTGTVFVLLAFLVMGLEVAWAQKSPVKGQRKPGFCPEVPKGTVGICVELCSGDYSCPGRAKCCSNGCGHVCKAAVFKKVGSGGLGKAGLNSD, encoded by the exons ATGAAGACAGGCACCGTCTTTGTTCTGCTGGCTTTCCTCGTCATGGGGCTGGAGGTGGCCTGGGCTCAGAAGTCTCCTGTCAAAG GACAAAGGAAACCTGGATTCTGCCCAGAGGTGCCCAAAGGTACTGTGGGAATTTGTGTTGAACTGTGCTCAGGAGATTATTCCTGTCCTGGGAGAGCGAAATGCTGCAGCAATGGGTGTGGTCATGTCTGCAAAGCTGCTGTCTTCAAA aagGTTGGCTCTGGTGGCCTTGGGAAAGCTGGACTGAACAGTGATTGA